Proteins found in one Gordonia sp. PDNC005 genomic segment:
- a CDS encoding VOC family protein: MHKMIFVNLPVADLARSRTFFESMGYTFDDRFSDDNAAALVLGDNIVAMLLRRDFYQTFVPGKAVVDATSTSGVLVALSAESRDEVDAIKAKAEAAGATIGRSEDHGFMYGCAFDDLDGHTWEVMWMDQAAAEVGPEAFADQQG, translated from the coding sequence ATGCACAAGATGATCTTCGTGAACCTGCCCGTCGCCGACCTCGCACGCTCGCGCACCTTCTTCGAGTCGATGGGCTACACCTTCGACGATCGGTTCTCCGACGACAACGCGGCCGCACTCGTCCTCGGTGACAACATCGTCGCCATGCTTCTGCGCCGCGACTTCTACCAGACGTTCGTGCCGGGCAAGGCCGTCGTCGACGCCACCTCCACCAGCGGTGTCCTCGTCGCACTGAGTGCCGAGAGTCGCGACGAGGTCGACGCCATCAAGGCCAAGGCCGAAGCTGCGGGCGCCACCATCGGTCGGTCCGAAGACCACGGATTCATGTACGGCTGCGCGTTCGACGACCTAGACGGTCACACCTGGGAGGTCATGTGGATGGACCAGGCCGCAGCCGAAGTCGGGCCCGAAGCGTTCGCCGACCAGCAGGGCTGA
- a CDS encoding MOSC domain-containing protein produces MPHVSDICVVHALLPDSGHVGVTGIDKRPVDGSVRIGDYGAYADIQADRKHHGGPDKALYAYAQEDADFWADELDRDIPAGFFGENLRTVGIDVNAARVGEQWRIGDTVVVEVTSPRIPCQTFARRMGDDGHGWVKRFATENRLGPYLRVVHRGTIAAGDPIVVINVPDDAPTIRELGIS; encoded by the coding sequence ATGCCTCACGTGTCCGACATCTGCGTCGTCCATGCACTCCTGCCGGACTCCGGTCATGTCGGGGTCACCGGGATCGACAAGCGGCCGGTCGACGGGTCTGTCCGCATCGGCGACTACGGCGCGTACGCCGACATCCAGGCCGACCGGAAGCACCACGGCGGGCCCGACAAGGCCCTGTACGCGTACGCGCAGGAGGACGCCGACTTCTGGGCCGACGAATTGGACCGTGACATCCCCGCAGGATTCTTCGGGGAGAACCTCCGCACCGTCGGCATCGACGTCAACGCCGCCCGCGTCGGCGAGCAGTGGCGGATCGGCGACACCGTCGTCGTCGAAGTGACGAGCCCGCGGATTCCGTGTCAGACCTTCGCGCGACGTATGGGCGACGACGGGCACGGCTGGGTGAAGCGGTTCGCCACTGAGAACCGGCTCGGTCCGTACCTTCGAGTGGTCCACCGCGGGACGATCGCAGCGGGCGATCCGATCGTTGTCATCAACGTCCCGGACGACGCGCCGACCATCCGTGAACTGGGGATTTCGTAG
- a CDS encoding LacI family DNA-binding transcriptional regulator — translation MADERAATLKEIARIAGVHTSTVSRVLRQSEPADGWSDAARRVREVAEELGYQRNQWAASLRTRKTNTLGVVMTRLTDGVVATTYQGIEEAAALAGYSVLLSSPPDEPAAQRRAIELLVGRQVDGLLLGGLHAPAQPFVDELSVGSIPMIAVTRHGESDLPFVVADDVDGGALAARHLVDRGHRDIAVIAGPGHATTALDRVHGFESALSDLGIALRSDRVVHSTLDVDGGVRAARLLLDSPDRPRAIFAVSDVIAVGVLGVARDLGLVLPDDLALVGYNDIPIVAQLPVPLTTVRSPAREIGATACRSLVGAVDGQPVNNIRLPVELVVRGTT, via the coding sequence ATGGCCGACGAACGGGCCGCGACGCTCAAAGAGATCGCGCGGATCGCGGGTGTGCACACCTCGACGGTGTCCCGTGTCCTTCGCCAGAGCGAGCCCGCCGACGGGTGGTCCGACGCGGCGCGTCGAGTGCGCGAGGTCGCCGAAGAACTCGGATACCAGCGGAACCAGTGGGCGGCGAGCCTGCGCACACGAAAGACGAACACCCTCGGTGTGGTGATGACCCGACTCACCGACGGCGTCGTCGCAACGACATATCAGGGAATCGAAGAAGCCGCGGCTCTCGCCGGCTACTCGGTGCTGCTGTCGAGCCCGCCCGACGAACCGGCGGCGCAGCGGCGCGCGATCGAACTGCTCGTCGGACGCCAAGTTGACGGTCTGCTCCTCGGCGGCCTCCACGCGCCCGCCCAACCCTTCGTCGACGAACTGTCAGTCGGCTCGATCCCGATGATCGCAGTGACACGCCACGGCGAATCGGATCTGCCGTTCGTGGTGGCCGACGACGTCGACGGAGGTGCGCTCGCCGCACGTCATCTCGTCGACCGCGGCCACCGCGACATCGCCGTGATCGCGGGGCCCGGCCACGCGACCACCGCGCTCGACCGGGTGCACGGGTTCGAATCGGCGCTCAGCGATCTCGGTATCGCCCTGAGATCGGACCGTGTGGTGCACTCGACGCTCGACGTCGACGGCGGTGTACGTGCGGCGCGGCTGCTGCTCGACTCGCCTGACCGGCCTCGCGCGATCTTCGCCGTCTCCGACGTCATCGCCGTCGGAGTCCTCGGCGTGGCACGCGACCTCGGCCTCGTGCTGCCCGACGACCTCGCACTCGTGGGATACAACGACATCCCGATCGTCGCCCAACTGCCGGTCCCGCTCACCACCGTGCGGTCGCCGGCACGCGAGATCGGCGCGACAGCGTGCCGATCGCTCGTCGGAGCCGTCGACGGGCAGCCGGTGAACAACATCCGCCTGCCCGTGGAACTCGTCGTTCGCGGCACCACCTGA
- a CDS encoding acyl-CoA dehydrogenase family protein codes for MPQSIESLFAIDTLIDDEERAIRDTVRKFGVDRLRPHIADWFEEARLPARELAQELGALGALGMHLDGYGCPGASATAYGLACLELEAVDSGIRSLVSVQGSLAMFSIHHWGSEEQKLEWLPGMAAGEKIGCFGLTEPDFGSNPAGMRTNARRDGDDWVLNGTKMWITNGSIADVAVVWAQTDLEVGARGIRGFVVPTNTPGFSAPEITKKMSLRASVTSELVLDDVRLPAAAMLPKAEGLRGPLTALGEARFGIIFGATGAARDCLEVAVDYARSREVFDKPLAGYQLTQAKIADMALEVGKANLLALHLGRLKDRGEVTPAQVSTGKLNNVREAIKIARQCRTILGANGITLEYPVIRHANNLESVLTYEGTSEVHQLTIGQALTGESAFR; via the coding sequence ATGCCCCAGTCCATCGAATCGCTGTTCGCCATCGACACCCTGATCGACGACGAAGAGCGTGCGATCCGCGACACCGTCCGCAAGTTCGGGGTCGATCGGCTGCGGCCGCACATCGCCGACTGGTTCGAAGAGGCTCGGTTGCCCGCACGTGAGCTCGCGCAGGAGCTTGGCGCACTCGGCGCACTCGGCATGCATCTCGACGGATACGGGTGTCCGGGTGCAAGCGCAACCGCTTACGGCCTCGCATGTCTTGAACTGGAGGCCGTCGACTCGGGCATCCGCAGCCTCGTCTCGGTGCAGGGCTCGCTCGCGATGTTCTCCATCCACCATTGGGGCAGCGAGGAGCAGAAGCTCGAATGGCTGCCCGGCATGGCGGCAGGCGAGAAGATCGGCTGCTTCGGCCTGACCGAACCCGACTTCGGCTCCAACCCCGCCGGAATGCGGACCAACGCACGCCGGGACGGCGACGACTGGGTTCTGAACGGCACCAAGATGTGGATCACCAACGGCTCCATCGCCGACGTCGCCGTAGTCTGGGCCCAGACCGATCTTGAAGTCGGTGCACGCGGCATCCGAGGGTTTGTGGTTCCGACGAACACCCCGGGGTTCTCCGCACCGGAGATCACCAAGAAGATGTCCCTGCGGGCATCGGTCACATCCGAACTCGTGCTCGACGACGTGCGTCTGCCCGCAGCCGCGATGCTTCCGAAGGCCGAAGGCCTCCGCGGTCCGCTGACTGCACTCGGCGAGGCCCGATTCGGGATCATCTTCGGCGCGACCGGCGCAGCACGAGACTGCTTGGAAGTGGCGGTCGACTACGCCCGGAGTCGTGAGGTGTTCGACAAACCGCTCGCCGGCTACCAGCTCACCCAGGCGAAGATCGCGGACATGGCCCTTGAGGTCGGCAAGGCGAATCTCCTCGCCCTGCACCTCGGCCGGTTGAAGGACCGCGGAGAGGTCACCCCCGCGCAGGTCAGCACCGGCAAGCTCAACAACGTCCGGGAAGCCATCAAGATCGCCCGCCAGTGTCGGACCATCCTCGGCGCCAACGGCATCACCCTGGAGTACCCGGTGATCCGCCATGCCAACAACCTGGAGTCGGTCCTCACGTACGAGGGCACATCCGAAGTGCATCAGCTCACCATCGGTCAGGCACTGACCGGAGAGAGCGCATTCCGGTGA
- a CDS encoding CoA transferase, producing the protein MTLAPPESALGGLVVADFGRVLAGPYATMLLADLGAEVIKVERPGVGDDTRSWGPPWVGDESSYFLSVNRNKTSVALDLRDTADLGRARELVARADVVVENFLPGTMDRLGLGYDDVAHTNPGVVYCSVTGFGGENSLPGYDLLIQAVGGLMSITGPDPQTPTKVGVAMVDVITGLHATVGILAALRHRDRTGQGQRVEVNLLSSLLSALVNQSSGYVTAGVVPSAMGNSHPSIAPYAVFQAADRPFVLAVGNDRQFAALVDAFDGPELAADPRFSTNAARVANRDELSRIVDAALARDTADRWYEVLTERGVPCGPLNDLADAFALAERLGLHPVTTIDDPGRPDSSRTVSNPIRLSRTPPTYRTAPPRLDS; encoded by the coding sequence GTGACCCTCGCTCCGCCGGAGTCCGCACTCGGCGGGCTCGTCGTAGCCGACTTCGGTCGAGTCCTCGCCGGACCGTACGCGACGATGCTGCTCGCCGACCTGGGAGCCGAGGTGATCAAGGTCGAGCGGCCCGGCGTCGGCGACGACACCCGATCGTGGGGACCACCGTGGGTGGGCGACGAATCGTCGTACTTCCTGTCGGTCAATCGGAACAAGACCTCCGTCGCCCTCGACCTCAGAGACACCGCCGACCTGGGCCGCGCTCGTGAACTGGTGGCGCGCGCCGACGTCGTCGTCGAGAACTTCCTTCCCGGGACCATGGACCGCCTCGGCCTCGGCTACGACGACGTGGCGCACACCAATCCGGGTGTCGTGTACTGCTCGGTGACCGGTTTCGGCGGAGAGAACAGCCTGCCGGGCTACGACCTGCTGATCCAGGCCGTCGGCGGTCTGATGAGCATCACCGGACCCGATCCGCAGACCCCGACCAAGGTGGGCGTTGCCATGGTCGACGTGATCACCGGATTGCACGCCACCGTCGGAATCCTGGCGGCACTGCGGCACCGTGACCGGACGGGGCAGGGCCAGCGCGTTGAGGTGAACCTGCTGTCGTCGTTGCTGTCGGCACTTGTCAATCAGTCGTCGGGGTACGTGACGGCGGGGGTTGTGCCGAGCGCGATGGGCAACAGTCATCCGAGCATCGCCCCGTACGCGGTCTTTCAGGCCGCCGATCGACCGTTTGTCCTCGCGGTCGGGAACGATCGACAGTTCGCGGCGCTCGTCGATGCATTCGACGGCCCCGAGCTCGCCGCCGATCCACGCTTCTCAACCAACGCTGCACGGGTGGCCAACCGTGACGAACTATCACGCATCGTCGACGCCGCGCTCGCGCGTGACACCGCAGATCGCTGGTACGAAGTGCTGACCGAGCGCGGCGTGCCGTGCGGGCCGCTGAACGACCTGGCGGACGCTTTTGCTCTCGCCGAGCGCCTGGGCCTCCATCCGGTCACGACGATCGACGACCCCGGACGTCCGGACTCGAGCCGGACCGTCTCCAATCCGATCCGACTGAGCCGCACCCCTCCGACGTACCGCACCGCCCCACCCCGTCTCGATTCCTGA
- a CDS encoding nuclear transport factor 2 family protein, with amino-acid sequence MTTKPASIAALYFDCWARKDFTDLAPHLSPDCTFTGVFGVAQGPDEFVRGLTGMAAGTDSLNVRKRIADETDVITWFDLGMGGAPATAVANWTHVENGLITAVHVTFDPREILAASA; translated from the coding sequence ATGACAACAAAACCCGCTTCCATCGCCGCCCTCTACTTCGACTGCTGGGCACGCAAAGACTTCACCGACCTCGCGCCGCATCTGTCGCCGGACTGCACGTTCACCGGTGTGTTCGGCGTTGCACAGGGACCCGACGAGTTCGTCCGTGGACTGACCGGAATGGCTGCCGGAACCGACTCGCTCAACGTCCGCAAGCGGATCGCCGACGAGACCGATGTGATCACCTGGTTCGACCTCGGCATGGGCGGAGCGCCGGCCACCGCCGTCGCGAACTGGACCCACGTCGAGAACGGGCTGATCACCGCCGTGCACGTCACCTTCGACCCTCGCGAGATCCTGGCCGCCTCGGCGTAG
- a CDS encoding LysR family transcriptional regulator, with protein MELHQLRYLVAVADSGSFTAAAASLHVSQSGVSAQVAKLEHEVGHRLLERGGRTVHLTDAGAQILPHARAALDAVATIGSVADELSGVVRGNLRLGTVIGCTIPGYLAGFADFRRAHPGVQVSVVEDNSDRLISNLETGRLDVALVAHAGPLPNAVTAQTLVREPLAAVVPADHPWASKISVTCADLAATTVLSLPIGTGVRSALASTCAGERVEVTPAVAAHSPESILSLVELGSGVGLLTPSMASGHRSLAAVPVARSTRSMLSLAIGPAPSAAARAMAAALAAHLLPAR; from the coding sequence ATGGAGTTGCACCAACTTCGCTATCTCGTCGCGGTGGCCGACTCAGGTTCGTTCACTGCCGCCGCAGCGAGTCTGCACGTGAGCCAGTCGGGAGTGTCGGCGCAGGTCGCGAAGCTCGAGCACGAGGTCGGACACCGACTCCTCGAACGCGGCGGGCGAACCGTCCATCTCACCGACGCCGGCGCGCAGATCCTTCCGCACGCCCGTGCGGCGCTCGACGCGGTCGCGACGATCGGATCGGTAGCCGACGAACTGTCGGGAGTGGTTCGCGGCAACCTCCGCCTCGGCACGGTCATCGGGTGCACGATCCCCGGGTATCTCGCGGGCTTCGCCGACTTCCGTCGAGCTCACCCCGGTGTGCAGGTCTCGGTGGTCGAGGACAACTCCGACAGGCTGATCTCCAACCTGGAGACCGGCCGACTCGATGTCGCGCTCGTTGCACACGCAGGGCCCCTTCCGAACGCCGTGACGGCCCAGACTCTGGTCAGGGAGCCGCTGGCCGCAGTGGTCCCCGCCGATCACCCCTGGGCGTCGAAGATATCGGTGACTTGCGCGGACCTGGCTGCAACGACTGTCCTCAGCCTCCCGATCGGAACCGGCGTCCGCTCGGCGTTGGCATCGACGTGCGCAGGCGAACGTGTTGAGGTCACTCCGGCCGTGGCCGCGCACTCCCCCGAATCGATCCTGTCGCTTGTGGAACTCGGCAGTGGCGTCGGCTTGCTGACTCCGTCGATGGCTAGCGGGCACCGCAGTCTGGCAGCAGTTCCGGTGGCCCGATCCACTCGGTCGATGCTGTCGCTCGCAATCGGCCCGGCGCCGTCCGCCGCCGCTCGGGCGATGGCCGCCGCCCTGGCCGCCCATCTGCTGCCGGCTCGGTAG
- a CDS encoding methyltransferase translates to MDLEDLRRFPDVDGPGLSASDAADRLILDEAAQLLAAAPAGSVAVIDDAYGALTLGSRADGVRVHQDLVTGERALAANAATFGVTDIRALPFGPDVVDGARIVLVRLPRSLDRLAEVAALIAANADDDVVVVAGGRIKHMSVAMNDVLREYFDRVDVSRARQKSRVLFARGPRRDHAVERLAAWPQTQTHTDPAVTVAAHGGVFAGTRVDIGTRLLLGVLDAARPDADSIVDLACGTGVIAASLAGARPSASVDATDRSAAAVRSARATAELNSVGDRVRVEQADGLENVADSSQHLIVLNPPFHSDAALSTGIAHHLFADASRALAPGGELWCVWNSHLAYRGSLGRIVGPTRQIVRNPKFTVTASTKL, encoded by the coding sequence GTGGATCTCGAGGATTTGAGACGGTTTCCCGACGTGGACGGGCCTGGGCTCTCTGCATCGGACGCCGCGGACCGGCTGATCCTCGACGAGGCCGCTCAGCTTCTGGCGGCCGCTCCGGCCGGGTCGGTCGCCGTGATCGACGACGCGTACGGCGCCCTCACGCTGGGCTCTCGGGCCGACGGGGTCCGGGTCCATCAGGATCTCGTCACCGGTGAACGAGCACTCGCCGCCAACGCGGCGACCTTCGGCGTGACCGATATTCGGGCTCTCCCGTTTGGACCGGACGTCGTCGACGGCGCACGGATCGTCCTCGTTCGACTCCCGCGGTCGCTCGACCGTCTCGCCGAAGTCGCAGCGTTGATCGCGGCCAACGCCGACGACGACGTCGTGGTCGTCGCGGGCGGTCGGATCAAACACATGTCGGTCGCGATGAACGACGTGCTACGCGAGTACTTCGACCGCGTCGATGTGAGCCGCGCTCGCCAGAAGTCACGTGTGCTGTTCGCGCGCGGTCCCAGGCGCGACCACGCCGTGGAACGCCTCGCCGCGTGGCCCCAGACCCAGACGCACACCGATCCCGCCGTCACCGTCGCGGCGCACGGCGGAGTGTTCGCCGGCACTCGCGTCGACATCGGAACGCGTCTCCTGCTCGGTGTTCTCGACGCCGCTCGCCCTGACGCGGACAGCATCGTCGACCTCGCGTGCGGCACCGGAGTCATCGCCGCGTCGCTCGCTGGGGCTCGACCGTCGGCGTCCGTCGACGCAACAGATCGGTCGGCCGCCGCCGTCCGGTCGGCCCGCGCCACCGCCGAGCTGAACAGTGTGGGCGACCGTGTGCGCGTTGAGCAGGCCGACGGCTTGGAGAACGTCGCCGACTCGTCCCAGCACCTGATCGTGTTGAACCCGCCGTTCCACAGTGACGCGGCCCTGTCGACGGGGATCGCTCACCATCTGTTCGCTGACGCATCACGTGCTCTCGCACCCGGCGGAGAACTGTGGTGCGTCTGGAATTCGCATCTCGCCTACCGCGGTTCGCTCGGCCGGATCGTCGGGCCGACTCGCCAGATCGTGCGGAACCCCAAGTTCACCGTGACGGCGTCGACCAAGCTCTGA
- a CDS encoding nuclear transport factor 2 family protein, which translates to MDVTELIDRHQITALMTAYTRAVDTSSWDDLDRVFSADAVLDYSAPGGPVGTLAEAKAFIRSLEGFTRWQHMLGQFDVSLEPGADSASGVTYFFNPMIATRADGTEQLWEVGGYYHFDAIRTSDGWRLSKLVDDIVWTRVQP; encoded by the coding sequence ATGGACGTCACCGAACTCATCGACCGCCATCAGATCACCGCCTTGATGACCGCCTACACCAGGGCGGTCGACACCAGCAGCTGGGACGACCTCGACCGCGTGTTCTCCGCGGACGCAGTCCTCGACTACAGCGCTCCGGGCGGCCCCGTCGGGACGCTCGCGGAGGCCAAAGCGTTCATCCGCAGCCTCGAGGGCTTCACCAGGTGGCAGCACATGCTCGGGCAGTTCGACGTCTCTCTTGAACCGGGAGCCGACAGCGCCTCAGGAGTCACCTACTTCTTCAACCCGATGATCGCCACCCGCGCCGATGGAACGGAACAGTTGTGGGAGGTCGGCGGCTATTACCATTTCGACGCGATCCGCACGTCCGACGGCTGGCGTCTCTCCAAGCTGGTCGACGACATCGTCTGGACCCGCGTCCAACCCTGA